In Plasmodium relictum strain SGS1 genome assembly, chromosome: 6, one DNA window encodes the following:
- a CDS encoding deoxyribose-phosphate aldolase, putative, translating to MANYTETFAAWTTICVTDHTLLGENDKEEDIRALCQESVKTCPYAAAVCVYPKFVKFINEKIKKEISSFKPKIACVINFPHGTDPIEKVLEDTKKAVEDGVDEIDLVINYKKILENADEGLKEATQLTKHVKELIKNKLLKVIIEVGELKTKDLIIKTSLAVLEGNADFVKTSTGKVKVNATPDSVKAIIEALKQYIEKHPEKKDKIGIKVAGGVGDLNSASYYILLARTCFGALACHPNNFRIGSSSLVPKLRKIIEQCPAN from the coding sequence atggCTAATTACACAGAAACATTTGCTGCATGGACAACTATATGTGTAACTGATCACACACTTTTAGGAGAAAATGACAAAGAAGAAGACATAAGAGCTTTATGTCAAGAATCTGTGAAAACCTGTCCATATGCAGCTGCTGTTTGTGTATATCCGAAGTTTGTAAAATTTatcaatgaaaaaataaagaaagaaatttcttcatttaaacCAAAAATTGCTTGTGTAATAAATTTTCCTCATGGTACTGATCCCATAGAAAAGGTGTTAGAAGATACAAAGAAAGCAGTAGAAGATGGGGTTGATGAAATTGACTTggtaataaattataaaaaaattttagagaACGCTGATGAAGGTCTGAAAGAAGCAACTCAATTAACAAAACACGTTAAAGAATTAATCAAAAACAAACTACTAAAAGTTATAATAGAAGTGGGTGAGCTAAAGACAAAGGacttaattataaaaacttCACTAGCTGTACTTGAAGGAAATGCTGATTTTGTAAAAACATCAACAGGAAAAGTTAAAGTTAATGCAACACCTGATTCTGTTAAGGCAATTATAGAGGCACTAAAACAGTATATAGAAAAGCATCccgaaaaaaaagataaaattggTATAAAAGTTGCAGGAGGAGTAGGAGATTTAAATTCAGCTAGTTACTATATTTTACTAGCAAGAACTTGCTTTGGTGCTCTTGCTTGCCATCCTAATAATTTTCGTATTGGTTCATCTTCATTAGTTCctaaattaagaaaaattattgaacAGTGCCCAGCAAATTag